The sequence below is a genomic window from Dermacentor albipictus isolate Rhodes 1998 colony chromosome 2, USDA_Dalb.pri_finalv2, whole genome shotgun sequence.
tcggacctcacggggactgtggaaatgtcccaataaacaggtgtccgaaaaagcagattaagaaaaaaatgaaatcttttatttccacgcacttattcaggcttggcagtaggcttgaagaaatcatgaatgcgCTGTTGCACGCTGTTCAGGTTACGCGCAATCGGATAAggctgaatctcggagagggtcgtacggtcactataggcggctgaaagcagtcactgcttgtacatactccgcatgcgacggcagcctagcacatggtgcatcatcttccgactcagtcatcgtccggcggtgcagcaggaACCTGACGAATAATCTCGCCATTGtcgagttctgcacatgtcagtacagcagtatcagcacctgtgaaactgtcaaatgagatggtgtccagagtcgcaatgcaaccattgtgcaggtctcggcagaacattttccacgtcagtagggagcacatcggaaggcgacaaatcttaggcttcccggcacccgcttgccggcattccccagcgcagtctgcgcgggcactgacGACGCCATTACGCAGTTGACGTGATGTTTCCGtgtgccgcgttggatcaccggaacctcgacacagcacacaaagcaaacaccaccatgccgacaccagtcgcacaaacgaaaaatgtggcctactcgcagcgctgtgcgcgaagaaacaaatcagctgctggattgtcttgacatggattactaagctgaaaccggaactgctgtacagCCGCTCTattgaaccaggcagaaacgatgatgatgagcaggtcATTTGCAGTAGCActacttcgtggggcagcaaggaggctccgctcaaaacaaaaatggcgttcagcaagtcaaaccatgcaccggtcagagtcggtgcatggtgctctcgatcgagttggctcaaggagtgtccgaataTTCAGACGAGAGGTTgtaaggtgtccgaactttcggaagttgttatacGTCATGGTCTATgaggagaatggcggtgccgcgaagcagaccgaatagagcatgtctgaatttttggagtccagAAAATCAGTCGGCGGCTGCAAACTGAAAATCGCTTTGTCTCATTATCCTTGGgttgaaaaaaaaggagagggtcATCATGTCTGCATATTGACTGGAGTGGTAGAACTTCCACTGAAACATTGTGTCAGGCAGAACATGACGCTCTTTTGTGATGCGTATGCATGTCTTCATGTCAGTTTCATTACTTCCTTGTCAGTTTGCTTACTTTAGTGAACATCACTGAGGGATCTTGAAAAATTGGGAAAACAAAATGGCatgagcaaaaagaaaaggtaaactGTAGTGGCAGCACTTTATGTACAGTGCGTGATGGAGCCCATGCACCTTGCATTGACTGGTGACAAATTTCCATTGTTGCAGCTCGGCATGTGTGGAGTCATAAGTATTATCAATAAAAGATAAAGCCATGATATTGCGTTCTTTTCCTTTGCAAGTACAAGTGTCAATATTAAGCTGATATTATGGCCTGAACATATGGAATTTTTTCAAGTGCATGCAAAGCCACATGCTGATTGTTCATATTATTCTTGTTGGTTTTGCAATATTTTGTTCTCTGACTCACCGATATTCATAAATGTGCATTCAGCACATGGGCTTTCGCATGCAGCATCTGAGAATTTGCCTCCCTTTTTAGCTAACTTTGCCTTTCATCTGCACTGTAGCTTGAGGGTTGGCACACGCACAGTAGGTGTATCATATTAGCATAATATACACACTGACATTTAGCTGATGCCTGGAGCATACGAGATAGCAGCCCACAGTCAGTCACTTGGAGTCAGACATAGTACTGGGTGGACGAGTCGGCATTCCACTGAACCAGTAAACTGCCCAGGATAGCCACACCCAAAAAAATTCCCTAAAATACTGTATATACTTGTGTAATAGCTACAGGTTTTTTTTCCCGAAACTTGGGGTGAAAGTCGGGCGTGCTGCCATTACACTGCGaaaccaatctttttttttccgtaaATATTTTCTGGGGTACTTGCCTTTATTGAACTACAGTACTCGCTCCTACTGGCTCTGGCTATTCTTGTACGTTCCCATAGCGCGTCGCATGCCAGCTGGAATAAATGGTGATGCCCCACAGATCAGTGATGGCAGCATCTCACAGGCTGTACTTTTGCTACTGCCAGCACCAAGAAGTCGGCACAGCTGCCTTGTTTTCTCaccaattaaaaagaaaaaagaaaacttgggaACACTACAGCCAACACTGCCAACCTTCTCAAAAATCAACAGTGTGGCTTATACACGGGCAATTCTTAAATATTTTTTGGAGCATTATTTTTATAAAGTGCTGGGTGCGGCTTTTACCTGGCTGAGGCCATTACACAAGAATACACGGTATGTTCCAAGTCCTCAGCCTAGTATTCTTGTTTACTACAGATTCCTCACATACAGTGGAAGAGTTAGGCAACTATTGAATGCTTGGGAAACTGATCATACAGTGGGGGGCTCAAAACCTGTTGCAGGTTTTCTGAAGATGTTTATTTGTGAAGATTCTTGTAAAATAAGCACATCAAGAAAAGGCGAAGCTGCTATCATCGCTTTAAAAAGTAAGCTGGATTACTAGTTCCGGGTTGTTCAGATATTTAGCAAAGGATCCAATGGGGCTTTATTCAAGATGCAGAAGCAGCTGTTCCTGTACCTCATACTGCGTGGTACATGGACATACTTGAATGATGGCTTTTCTATCTTAAACAATGGATTCCTTTCAAcacctcctcatcatcatcagcccaactaccgtatttacacgattgtaagtcgactcgaatgcaagtcgacccccccatatcgtgTGACAGGAAATaaaagagcatacccgagggagCATTCAATCAAGAAAATTTATTaatagctgacatggtcactgaactactcatcttcactagtgctgccatcgtcatcattgctACAGTCCCACAGTGCATCGCTGTCCCGgaaaatttcacatttggcaaacgaccacaCCATGACATGTTATGTTGGTGGTTGTAGATAAGTCTCTTTGTTTAGTGGTGTGCGATTGAAGACGGTATCTCGAAGGAAAGAGAGGCGGGAAACAACACGGCCTAGTGAAAGATCTTCCAAAGTTATGTGGTGTTTTATTTCTGTGATGCTGCTTGGAAATTAGTAAATGCCAGTTAGGAAAGAGGCCGCATGTTTCTGTATCGCTTCTAAGCTATTGACAAAAATTTGTGTATGTGGGTCCCACACAACAGACACATACGAGAATTGGGCGAACGTTGCTTAGGTAAAGTGTTCTCTTGACATCTAGTGGCGTGTGCCTAAAGTTCTGTTTCATAAAATTAAGTACTCGCCCAGCTTTTAAAGTGATGCTTTGAATGTGGCAATTCCATGTCAGATCAGTGGAAAATGTGACACCTAAGTATTTAGCTTCACTTGTTTCTGATAAAGGGGAGCCGTTCAAGTAATACTGTACGGATTGGTTGCCGCTTGCGGGTGAAACAAATATGCTTACATTTTGAGATGTTGAGGGTCATAAGCCACCTGTCACACCATGAAGAAATTTTATTTAGGTCTGTCTGTAATACTACTTGGTTGGAAACATTATTGATTTCTCTGTAAAGGATGCAATCGTCCGCGTACAGCCGGTTGAtccaccaacaagcccaaaaagCTATGCTGCtgaaccgatggtcattaagggtaacacTTGATTTCAAGAGAATGCAAGGATAGCAGGGAacagcagaaagttagatgggcagATGTGATTAGAAGTTTACGGGATAACGTGACCACAGCTAGCATAGGACCGAGTTAATTAGATAATTATGCGAGAGGACATAGTCAAGCTGATGATCACGATGATCACGCAGAAGTAGGCTACAATCCTATACATTCTGGGCATCAGTGATACACTGTGTAAGTGTGCAAGCTTGTAAGTGAATTAGTGTAGGTGAAAGACGTGTTAAGCAAAACATTGTCAAGGCATTACGATGCAAAATCTTGTGTCCTCACTGCATACTGATGAGTCGGGGAACGTTGAAAAAAGATAGAAGGAATGACGGCAAGAATGAGCATGTGGCTTTGAATGTTCTTAGCAGACATTTTATTGTGAAGGCACTGCTTCAGTACTACCCACGGGAATGTGGCAATAGGGTGCAGCTTCGTGCTCCACGAGGGCAAAACGGGGAACGCTGCGCTGCGTCCGTCAGCAATTGATGTTTGGCGGTGCTTGTGTCAGTGATAACGTCAATTGAGAGGTGCGGCCAGGCCAAGGTCTCACTACCGCATGTGCTCTACCTTGTTTGTTTGGGAAATTGTCTCCATTCCCGAGAACTGCGTACTTTCAGTCCCTGTTTAGCACACTCGCGGCTGTTAGCTCCCGCTTCACCGGCCGAGCTCCAGGATTGTAGCAAGGAAGGACGTTAAACACCAGCAAGAACCAAGAAGTGTGTTCGGTGTGTTGACAGCAAAGACAATGCAGGAAACGACAGCATGAGGCTAGACAGATCGAAGGACCAACACCAGGTGATGCAGCAGAGCGAGCTTGCCCAGAGGAACATGTTTGTCACCAGCCCCAATGAGTAGTAGATGCAAGAGCTTATCATTGCACACTAGAAGCACAAAGGATTCAGTGTCAGATGCCCAGTGAAGAACAAAGGCAACGCAAGTAAGAAGTGGATGCTGCAGCAAAGATACACCAGCGAAAGGATGAAGCATACCGCCATGCAAAGGCATTCATTGCGGGATTGATGGGTGTAATTACATCATGTTACATGGGTGTAGGCGTGCCATCATGATCTCGCAGAAACTACAGTGGCAAGCATTATGGTCAGCCATTCATCGCAAAGAGCATTGCAGCAAGCCCAGGGGAGCTTGTCAATCGCAGCCAAATTCATTATTGCGGCCAGTTCAGGTAAATTGCAGCGAAAGGAAATATGGGATGTTCCAACGCAAGTTTATACATTTTGATGCGGCGAAGTTAGAAAAGCAAGGTCAGTTGCAAAAGCTTTCATCATAAAACCATTTGGGCAAGATCACCACGGCTTACACATGTTGCTTGTTTCATATTGTTAGATCGTCTGTGCAACTTTTTGTTTCTGCAGGTCATAGTCCTAGCTGGCCACAGACACGGGCACTTACatacatgcaaaaaaaagacaagaaaaaaaaacaaaaaaaaacagtatcACTACATGTCGAGTCATTGAGTATGTAAACAGTGCATATGCTGAATCGCAGGTTGAAATCTGCCACCAGTCTCTGCAAGATGTCTGGGTTTTATGTGAATTGTTCTTAAAGCAATAGCACTGTTTTTCCCTATTGTGGGCTGCTTTCTGAGAGCTGAAACGTcatttcagttgtttctttagTAGGAGCTGTTTCGTTTGCCACCATGTACCTTCTTGACAAGACTGGTTTCTATGGAACTCCTGATTCCGAGccttgaaaaaaaattgcttgcctGAATGTTAACGACAGTAACTATTTCTTTAATGCCATAACGGGATCTTGCTAATGAGTGCCATAGCAAAGGTATTTGGTTTGCATGATGAGAGATCTGAGAACAGTTTCAACTAACATTTCACCAAAGTGCACTGCAGTGCATTTTCCTGTCAGCTTTGTGGGTGCGGTACACAGAGGCCTTAAGCTGTCCCTCAAGTCACTTCAAAATGCTTCTCATGAAGTCCTTTATAGTGTACGTGTCACAAGTTTGAATTAGGGGCAGACAAATTTTTAAATTTCATTTTCTCAGCAATTAATGCATCTTTTGCTGCCACACAAACGTCAACGAATTGGGAATGTGCCACAAAATGGATTTCTCCTAAGAGCAACAATGTGGGTGGAGTTGTTTTCAGTATGCCTTTAACACCCAGTGATGGTGTTCAGTGAAGTTTTAATCCAAGTAACAAAACACTAGGCTTGTTAAAACCTGATACGTGTGATAATTTAGGAAAGGATAATTTTGTCTTGGAAGTTGCTTGTTTTGCACTGAACATGCACTGGAGACCACTGAAATGTGGGCTTTAAAGGAATCAAATTTTGGGGTCGTTGGCAGGCAGCAATCTTCTTATTTCTTTGAAGAAAATACAGATATTTTCACTGTACCAAGTGTAACAGCATTCTATCCTTGCTTTAGAACCATTGCAGGTGTGAAATCTGGCAGGGGAACCAAGGTGGAGCGGACCAAGAAGAAGCATCATTGCCTCTCCCCAAAAGTGGCATCCCTCGTCACATCGCTGAAAGACTATGACTTTTAACTGTTCTGCAACTTAAAAACGTTCTATATCAATGCACTGTGATAATGTAACAACTCGTGGCATGCCTTATGCCTTGTTTCTACCTCACTGCTTAATGCAGTACTAGTCTCAAGCAAGGCACAGTTTGCCCCAGTCACTTTTCTTTTCCATATATTTTCCATATGCTGCTTGTATACATTGTAGTACTGCTGTCTCTATTCTAataatattttaatttttatattgTATTTGCAAGGCTGGACATACTGAGTGGGTTGACTGTTTTTGGTTGCACTGTGATAATGTAACAACTTGTGGCATGCCTTATGCCTTGTTGTTCGTATCTCACTGCTTATGCAGCACTAGTCTCAAGCAAGGCGCAGTTTGCCCAAGTCACTTTCCTTATACATATACTTGGCGTTGCAGTTTAGTGACTGGTTGTATACATTGTAGTGCTGCTGTCTCTATTCTAATAATATTTTAAGTTTTATATTGTAGTTGCAAGGTTGAACATACTAAGTGGGGTGACTGTTTTTGGTTGCACTGTGATAATGTAACTgttatgttgctgcgtgggtcgtatcgcgaggcaccatcgcgacaaggcgtatcggcaataaccttttattgccGTAACGAAACAAACACAGAACAGTGGGAACTTGATAACTGCTACAATATATACATTCTTGAGGCCGGGAGAGGGCGCTCTTCAACACAGGGGTTAACTGATGCAGATACGTCATCCGCTGAACTCAGCGGCCAGAATCAGTACACAAGACTCCTTCCCCCTTAGTTGGTACTCAACAGTCAGCCAATGCCAGCACAAAGTCCCGAAGATGTTGTGGTGTCTTCCGGGAACGCTGCGAACGGCGTGGGCCCGTCAATTCTACACTTTGCTCTGTTGGTGCTGGCCGAGGTGCTGCTATGTCGTCCGAAGGAAGCATGACTGTTGGTTGCGCCTCGGGAGGTAGCATGGCAGTCGTGTGCTCCTCGGTTTCACTGGGATctggtgtcttgctgctgctcattccgcCAGGTGAAGGGCTTGACGAAGGCTGAACCTCAGGTTGTCCTTCAGGTACAGTTTCGGCTAACCTCATGGGAATGCTGCTCCACCGACGAAGCTGGTCCACGTGCCCGCGACACACACCACCATCCGGAAGAGCAACCTCATAAGAGATCGGGCCAGTTGCTCTGGAAATCATAGCAGATACCCATGATGGGCCCTGGCCGTAGTTACGTGCAAATACAGAGTCGTCGGGCTGGAATATGCGTGGTGTCGGCAGAACTTCTGCCAACCGGGAGGACTTGTCAGGGGCCTGGTGTGGATGCAGCCGATCCAGCATAGTAGACAGTCGGCGGCCCATCAACAACTCGCACGGGGCACGCCCCGTGACTGTGTGCGGAGTTGCATGCTGCTGTAGAGTGAAGTCTACCAAGCGCTTTGCCCAGCTTCCTCGCATTATTCGAGCTAATGCCTCTTTGGTGGTCCGTACCATCCTTTCGGCCTGCCCGTTCGTGGATGGATGGAATGGTGCAGATGTCACTTGGCGGATGAGGTTGGCATCCAGGAACCCTCGAAATTCTGTGGATGTGAATTGCGGGCCGTTGTCTGAAACAAGGGTATCTGGCAGGCCATGAGTTGTGAACAATCTTTGTAAGGTAGTGATTACAGCACTCGATGTCATTGACGACATTAGTATGACCTCCAGCCATTTGGAATAAGAGTCCACCACAATCAAGAAGGTCTGTCCTTGGAAGGGACCAGCGAAATCAATGTGCAGGCGTGACCATGGTGTCCGGGTCATCTCCCATGGGTGCACAGGTGCCCGAGGCATCTCGGGCCGTGTTTCCTGGCAAGGAAAACATCGCCGGACCCATTCCTAAATGGCCGCATCCATGCCGGGCCACCATACATAGCTGCGGGCAAGCGCTTTCATTCTGACGATGCCAGGGTGTCCGACATGCAGagcttcgaggacccggaaacgaAACTTCTGTGGAATCGCCACACGGTCACCCCTACATCGCCTGCATGGACTGGAGATTCTGGAAGTACGTCCAGAAGCATGATGACCTCTGCTGGCGAAGGGTCATCCTGGCACTGGTCCGCTTGAGGCAGTCTGCTGAGACCATCTGCGTGGCCTAACTGTTTTCCTGGTTGGTGGTGGAGAGTATGCTGGTATCCGTTAAGAAAAAAGGACCAACGCAACATTCGTGGTGAAAGCATCTGTGGCGTTTGCCGGTCTGATGTGAAGAGCCCCAGGAGCGGCTTGTGGTCTGTATGGATCTGAAATGGGCGGCCGAATACGTAGTCATGGAACTTCTTTACTCCGGCAACCACAGCGAGTGCCTACTTATCAATCTGGGCGTAATTACGCTCCGTAGAGGACAAGGTTCTTGAATAAAAAGCGATTGGTGGTTCCGTGTCATCCGGCATTCTGTGACTCAACACTGCTCCTATTCCGTACGGGGACGCATCGCATGCAAGGATCACCGGCTTCTTCTCGTCGAAGTGTGTCAGCACCTGGTTGGATGCCAGTAGCTTCTTCACATTGTCGAACGCAGTTTGTTGTAGGTTTTCCCACAGCCAGGGGACCTTCTTGTCCAACAAACGGTGCAGGGGCTCAGCGACAGTGGCCTTGTGTGGAAGGAATGCATGATAGAAATTGAGAAGGCCCAGGAAGGCCTGCAGCTCGGCTCTGTTCAACGGCCGCGGTGCATTAAGGATGGCTTGCGTCTTGGCCAGTGTGGGGTGGATTCCCTCAGCATCGACTCGGAAACCCAAAAATTCCACTTGAGTCACTCCTAGCTGGCATTTCTCCTTCTTGACCTTAAGCCCTGCATCTTGGAACCGCTGAAGGACCTCTAGAAGGCGACTAAGTAGTTCTTGGTGCGATGCACCTGAAATGAGGACATCATCAAAATATGGAATGACGCCTGGTAGTCCGCGCAATAGGTTCTCCATTAAACTCTGAAAGATGCCAGGTGCGACGCTGACACCGAACTGTAATCGTCGAACGCGGAAAGCACCCCGATGCGTCACAATGGTCTGCGCCTCTGCAGATTCATCAGTCACTAGGAGCTGTTGGTAGGCCTGTGCTAAGTCTAGCTTTGCAAAGACAGTTCCACCAGAGAGGGATGCCAGCAGGTGGTTGACAGCTGGTACCGGATACGAGTGCTGCTGCAAGGCTTTGTTGATGGTGCACTTGTAGTCTGCACAGATGCGGACGTCCCCATTTGCCTTCAGTGGCGTAACAATAGGGGTTTTCCAACGAGCGTGGTCAACCGGCTCTAGGATTCCTTGTGTTATCAGCTTGTCCAGTTCGGCGTCGATTTTCGGTCGCAGTGCGAAAGGAACCCTTCTTGCTTTCAGGCGGATAGGCACAACCTCAGGGTCAAGTGCAAACTGAACGGGCGGTCCCTTGTAGCAGCCCAGCGTCCCGTCGAACACAGAGGCAAAATCCCGGAATATGCTATCAAGTGAGGATGGTTGCTGATCGATGCTCTGCACTCCCGTGATATTGATACCGAGTGCCGGAAACCAATCCAGCCCGAGAAGACATGGGCGCTCGCCCTTGACAATGACCAGGCGCAATGGGCCGTCAAAATCTTTGAACTGCACTCAAACGGTACCAACTCCTCGTACAGCGATACGGTTTGTTTGATAGTCCCTCATGACAACATCAAGTGGCTGTAGGTTTCTGACACGTCCCTTTGGAAAAATGCGTCTGGCTGTGGCGTCGGAGATAATGGAAAAAGTTGATCCCGAATCCACCTCCATCTGACACTGTGTGCCTTCGATTTTTACACTCACATGTATCTTCCTCTTGACGGGTTTAGACACTTCGTTGATAGCAGTAACTGCCAAGTCGTCGCAGTATGAAATGTTTGTGCGAGGAGCGGTCTTGAATTGTTGCATCCGGGCTTGATCTTTCGCATTTCGACGTGGGCTAAGCTGCCTCCGGGACCGGCAGACCTTAGCAATATGACCGGTTTTTCCACATTCCCTGCACTGGGCACCACGGAACCGACACAGGCGGCGTTCGTGCGGGCCTCCACAGCTGGCGCAGGGGCCGCCCACCAATCTCTCGGTGTCCCGTCGCTGAGTGAGGCTCGCACGTAACCGAAGAACATCCTCGGCGGTGTCTTGCTCGCCATCATCGCCCGTCGTCGTCCCTTGATGCACGGGCTCGAAACGTGGCGCGTTGGTGGTTTGAAACAAGGCTAGGCTGGCTTCCCGGGCAATGGCCTCAGCACCTACTGCTTCCTCGACAGCACTAGTGAAGGACACCTCTTTTTTCGCTAGTAGTCGCCGCTTCACCGTGTCGTTCTGCAGTCCGAACACGAATCGATCCCGTAGCACGGTGTCGAGGTCGTTGAAGTTGCAGTGCTGTGCCGTCGTTCGAAGAGCAGCGAGGTAGGCGGCGGCAGACTCACTTGGTGCCTGGTCGCGGCGATGGAATTCATATCGTCTGGCAAGCTCCGGTGATTTCGGCGCTAGGTGGTCACGCAGAACGGCGAGGATTGTTTCGAACGGTGTATCCTTCAGCTGGACCGGTGCTACGAGCGCCCTGGCTAATTGAAAAGTGGCGTGACCGCAGCGGCTGAGGAATATCGATCTCTTCTTGCTGGCGTCCGTAACGTCCTGCGCCTTGAGGAAGAACTGGAAACGTTCTGCATAGTCCTCCCACTCTTCAGGGTGGGTGATGTCGAAAGGCTCGAGCCCCTCCGTTGTGGTGGCCGTCATTGTGAACGAGTACGGACAGGAGCTAGCTTACTATTGCGGCGGTCTCATtcaatcccatcctcgtcgccagtgttatgttgctgcgtgggtcgtatcgcgaggcaccatcgcgacaaggcgtatcggcaataaccttttattgccGTCACGAAACAAACACAGAACAGTGGGAACTTGATAACTGCTACAATATATACATTCTTGAGGCCGGGAGAGGGCGCTCTTCAACACAGGGTTAACTGATGCAGATACGTCATCCGCTGAACTCAGCGGCCAGAATCAGTACACAACAGTAACAACTTGTGGCACGCCTTATGCCTTGTTGTTTGTATCTCGCTGCTTAATGCAGTACTAGTCTCAAGCAAGGCACAGTTTGCCCTAGTCACTTTCCTTATACGCGTTGCAGTTTAGTGACTGGTTGGATACATTGTAGTACTGCTGTCTCTATTctaatattttaatttttatattgTACTTGCAAGGTTGGACGTACTAAGTGGGGTGACACAATGTTTTTGGTTGCACTGTGATAATGTAACAACTTGTGGCATGCCTTATGCCTTGTTGATTGTATCTCACTGCTTAATGCAGTACTAGTCTCGAGCAAGGCACAGTCTGCCCAAGTCACTTTCCTTATACATATACTTGGCGTTGCAGTTTAGTGACTGGTTGGATACATTGTAGTACTGCTGTCTCTATTctaatattttaatttttatattgTACTTGCAAGGTTGGACGTACTAAGTGGGGTGACACAATGTTTTTGGTTGCACTGTGATAATGTAACAACTTGTGGCATGCCTTATGCCTTGTTGATTGTATCTCACTGCTTAATGCAGTACTAGTCTCGAGCAAGGCACAGTCTGCCCAAGTCACTTTCCTTATACATATACTTGGCGTTGCAGTTTAGTGACTGGTTGGATACATTGTAGTACTGCTGTCTCTATTctaatattttaatttttatattgTACTTGCAAGGCTGGACATACTAAGTGGGGTGACTCTGTTCTTGGTTGCACTGTGATAATGTAACAACTTGTGGCACGCCTTATGCCTTGTTTGTATCTCACTGCTTAATGCAGTATTAGTATCAAGCAAGGCACACTTTGCTCAAGTCACTTTCCTTATACATATACTTGGCATTACAGTTTATTTAGTGGTTGTATACATTGTAGTACTCTTGTCTCTATTCCAgtaatattttaatttttatattgTAGTTGCAAGGTTGGACATACTAAGTGGGGTGACACAATGTTTTTGGTTGCACTGTCATAATGTAACAACTTGTGGCATGCCTTATGCCTTGTTTGTATCTCACTGCTTAATGCAATACTAGTGGCAGCCAGAATTGATGCTTGTTGAGAGTTGGTGGTTTGTAAGTGCTAAAACAGAGTGCAACAAGATGGGACAAGAAAGAGCACTCGCTTTCACCTGTTTGCATCTTGCTGTTTTCATCTGTAGGTATATGCATGAACTATCAGCACGAAACTGAAAAGCACAATCGATACAACTCCACCTTTTGCTGATTGCCAACGATCCGAAACGACCTCATTTATCATAGTTCCAGTGATACCATATTCACGCATGTTACTTGCACATGCAGTATTCAGTGCCTCGATAAGCTCCCTAACTCGCTTGTCTTTGTAACGGTTGTATAaatgttataaacagggataaggtgcctcagagaGGCTGGCCTTATCCCTGTTTAtgacctttataccacagtgtgctattccatctgtcagcccctttcttgattttggatttgTGACGGTTGCTAATCCGACTGTTCAAACAAAGGCACGCATGGCCTAGAACAGCCCCATCGCCTAGTCTACGTCCTGCATTGACGGCAGTGCAAGCTACATTGGTTACAATATTAATGAGAGGAACCAGGGCCACCTAAGCCTGCACTGCCATCAATGCGGGACGCAATCTAGGTGACGGAGCCGTTCCAAGCCACAAAAAGTAGTGGGTTAGCGAGACTATTGAGGCAATGAATTTTGCGTGTGCAGCTAGCAGGTGTGTGATCGTTCCATCGGTGGCACTATCGAGAAAAGATCCGAGTTGTACCGGCGTTGGGGTCAGTCACCTTAATTCTTGCTTTCAGTTTCATGCTGGCGGTTCATGTGTGTATTTAAACGTGGCAACATCAAGgaataaacagttgaaagttgGCACTCCTGTCGTCTCAAGATTGGACGTACCAGTTAGGACCCAGTTGGTTGCTTTTGGTTACACTGTGATAATGCAAACAGCCTGTTTCATGCCTTATGACTTGTTGCTCGTATCTCACTGCTTCATGCAGTACTAGTGTCAAGGAAGGCATCATTTGCGAATTTGCACAATTCTTCTAATGCATATGCTTGCCATTACAGTTTAGTGACCAGTTGTATATTCACTGTATTGTACTACTATTTTCATTTGTATAATTATTTTATTTGACAAGATTGATTCACCCTACTTAGTATGTCCAATGTTTTGGTTATACTGCAATAATGCAAAAATTCTGTGGATGCGTT
It includes:
- the LOC135915114 gene encoding uncharacterized protein, which gives rise to MRGSWAKRLVDFTLQQHATPHTVTGRAPCELLMGRRLSTMLDRLHPHQAPDKSSRLAEVLPTPRIFQPDDSVFARNYGQGPSWVSAMISRATGPISYEVALPDGGVCRGHVDQLRRWSSIPMRLAETVPEGQPEVQPSSSPSPGGMSSSKTPDPSETEEHTTAMLPPEAQPTVMLPSDDIAAPRPAPTEQSVELTGPRRSQRSRKTPQHLRDFVLALADC